In Carya illinoinensis cultivar Pawnee chromosome 10, C.illinoinensisPawnee_v1, whole genome shotgun sequence, one DNA window encodes the following:
- the LOC122278293 gene encoding alpha-farnesene synthase-like — translation MDRKKPLMQNEQQTFPFQINSEASNIIHHRRSANYEPNIWKCNFLESLDSIYDEPECKKRAEKLIEDVRSVIFGKSVALDSLAKLGLIDSLEKLGLAIHFEVEIKEVLATIAISMKQKNGNLNGEDDLYGTALCFKLLRQHGYDVSQDMFSNFMDARTGAFIRKNKHENIKGILELLEASHLALEGENCLDAAREFSTTTLEKTLPNLDGFLAKQVVHALKLPSQKRVKWFDVKWHISVKEKDRDKNAILLELAKLNFNVIQATLQKDLKELSRWWRNLGLGENLNFARDRLVEAFVCSVGLACEPQHSCFRKWLTKAINFILIIDDVYDVYGTLEELEIFTNAVNMWDVSETKPLPECMKICFQALYNMTNDFVDEIQREKGWDQLLPHVKKVWTDFYNSLYVEAKWYNTGYTPSLQEYLSNAWISSSGPVLFAHAFFCLEHKVMKAEEYENFLEKSQDLLYNICVIVRLCNDLGTSSAEVERGDAPSSIVCYMRENNVSEEIARKHIRGMIDESWKKLNGECLTQIMPMQLMETFVNIARVVEGLYHQGDGFGVQDGDKRNKIKSLLLEPLSC, via the exons ATGGACCGTAAGAAACCACTCATGCAAAACGAACAGCAAACCTTTCCATTTCAGATTAattctgaagcttctaatattaTACATCACAGACGGTCTGCCAATTACGAACCAAATATATGGAAATGCAATTTCCTAGAATCTCTTGACAGCATTTACGAT gAACCGGAATGTAAAAAACGTGCAGAGAAGTTGATAGAAGATGTAAGATCAGTTATATTTGGAAAATCTGTAGCACTTGACTCCCTGGCTAAGTTGGGGCTGATTGACAGCTTGGAAAAGTTAGGTTTAGCCATCCACTTTGAAGTTGAAATCAAGGAGGTGCTAGCAACCATAGCAATATCCATGAAGCAGAAAAATGGGAATCTTAATGGAGAGGATGATCTCTACGGTACTGCTCTGTGCTTTAAGCTTCTCCGGCAGCATGGCTATGATGTTTCACAAG ATATGTTTAGCAACTTCATGGATGCAAGGACGGGAGCATTCATCAGGAAAAACAAACACGAAAATATCAAAGGAATTCTGGAGCTCTTGGAGGCCTCACATCTAGCCTTAGAAGGTGAAAACTGTTTGGATGCGGCTAGAGAATTCTCAACCACAACTCTCGAAAAAACCCTTCCAAATTTAGACGGTTTCCTTGCGAAGCAGGTGGTCCATGCGTTGAAGCTTCCCTCACAAAAGAGGGTCAAATGGTTTGACGTCAAATGGCACATCAGTGTCAAAGAAAAAGACAGGGACAAGAACGCAATTTTACTTGAACTTGCAAAACTTAATTTCAACGTAATTCAAGCCACACTCCAAAAAGATCTGAAGGAACTATCCAG GTGGTGGAGGAATCTGGGTCTCGGAGAGAACTTGAATTTTGCAAGAGACAGACTTGTCGAAGCTTTCGTCTGCTCGGTGGGCCTTGCGTGCGAACCTCAGCACAGCTGTTTCAGAAAATGGCTAACAAAAGCcattaattttatactaataattGATGATGTCTATGACGTTTATGGCACATTGGAAGAACTCGAGATCTTCACCAATGCCGTAAATAT GTGGGATGTCAGTGAAACTAAACCGCTTCCGGAGTGCATGAAGATTTGCTTCCAAGCACTCTACAATATGACAAATGATTTCGTTGATGAAATCCAAAGGGAGAAGGGTTGGGACCAGTTATTACCACATGTAAAGAAAGTG TGGACAGATTTCTATAACTCATTATATGTAGAAGCAAAGTGGTACAACACGGGCTACACTCCTTCCCTACAGGAATATCTAAGCAACGCATGGATTTCATCGTCAGGCCCTGTGCTGTTTGCCCATGCGTTTTTCTGTCTAGAGCATAAGGTCATGAAAGCTGAGGAATACGAGAATTTCTTGGAGAAAAGTCAAGATCTCCTGTATAATATATGTGTCATAGTTCGACTCTGCAATGATCTGGGAACTTCATCG GCCGAAGTTGAAAGAGGAGATGCTCCATCATCAATCGTATGTTATATGAGAGAGAATAATGTTTCAGAGGAAATAGCTCGGAAGCATATCAGAGGCATGATAGACGAAAGCTGGAAGAAACTAAACGGGGAATGCTTAACGCAGATCATGCCCATGCAGCTCATGGAAACATTTGTGAATATTGCACGTGTGGTGGAGGGCCTTTATCACCAAGGAGATGGGTTTGGTGTTCAAGATGGAGACAAGCGGAACAAAATCAAGTCCTTGCTGCTTGAGCCTCTCTCATGCTAG
- the LOC122278773 gene encoding alpha-farnesene synthase-like: protein MDCKKPVQQDEQQTIPFQMKPESFNIIHQRRSANYEPNIWKCDFLESLDNIYDEPECKKRAEKLVEDVRSVIFGKAVELDSLAKLELVDSLEKLGLAIHFELEIKEALGTIAIYMKQKNGNLDGEDDLYATALSFKLLRQHGYDVSQDMFSNFMDAKTGAFIRKSKHENIKGMLELLEASHLALEGENFLDEAREFSTTTLEKTLPNLDGFLAKQVVHALELPSQKRVKWFDVKCHISVKEKDRDMNPILLELAKLNFNVIQATLQKDLKELSRWWRNLGLREILNFARDRLVEAFICSVGLACEPQHSCFRKWLTKAINFILIIDDVYDVYGTLEELEIFTKAVNMWDVSETKLLPECMKICFQALYNMTNDFVDEIQREKGWDKLLPHVKKVWTDFYNSLYVEAKWYNTGYTPSLQEYLSNAWISSSGSVLFAHAFFCLEHKVMKAEEYENFMEKSKDLLYNISVIVRLCNDLGTSSAEVERGDAPSSIVCYMREKNVSEEMARKHIKGMIDESWKKLNGECLRTQMPTQLMQTFVNIARVVEGLYHQGDGFGVQDGDKRNKIKSLLLEPLSCSI, encoded by the exons ATGGACTGCAAGAAACCAGTACAGCAAGACGAGCAGCAAACCATACCATTTCAGATGAAACCTGAATCTTTTAATATAATACATCAAAGACGATCTGCCAATTACGAACCAAATATATGGAAATGCGATTTCCTGGAGTCTCTTGACAACATTTACGAT GAACCGGAATGTAAAAAACGTGCAGAGAAGTTGGTAGAAGATGTAAGATCAGTTATATTTGGAAAAGCTGTAGAACTTGACTCCCTGGCTAAGTTGGAATTAGTTGACAGCTTGGAAAAGTTGGGTTTAGCCATCCACTTTGAACTGGAAATCAAGGAGGCGCTAGGAACCATAGCAATATACATGAAGCAGAAAAATGGGAATCTTGATGGAGAGGATGATCTCTACGCTACTGCTTTGAGCTTTAAGCTTCTCCGGCAGCATGGCTATGATGTTTCACAAG ATATGTTTAGCAACTTCATGGATGCAAAGACGGGAGCATTCATCAGGAAAAGCAAACACGAAAATATCAAAGGAATGCTGGAGCTCTTGGAGGCCTCACATCTAGCCTTAGAAGGTGAAAACTTTCTGGATGAGGCTAGAGAATTCTCAACTACAACTCTCGAAAAAACCCTTCCAAATTTAGACGGTTTCCTTGCGAAGCAGGTGGTCCATGCGTTGGAGCTTCCCTCACAAAAGAGGGTCAAATGGTTTGACGTCAAATGCCACATCAGTGTCAAAGAAAAAGACAGGGACATGAACCCAATTTTACTTGAACTTGCAAAACTTAATTTCAACGTAATTCAAGCCACACTCCAAAAAGATCTGAAGGAACTATCCAG gTGGTGGAGGAATCTGGGTCTCAGAGAAATCTTGAATTTTGCAAGAGACAGACTTGTCGAAGCTTTCATCTGCTCGGTGGGCCTTGCATGCGAACCTCAGCACAGCTGTTTCAGAAAATGGCTAACAAAAGCcattaattttatactaataattGATGATGTCTATGACGTTTATGGCACATTGGAAGAACTCGAGATCTTCACCAAAGCCGTAAATAT GTGGGATGTCAGTGAAACTAAACTGCTCCCGGAGTGCATGAAGATTTGCTTCCAAGCACTCTACAATATGACAAATGATTTCGTTGATGAAATCCAAAGGGAGAAGGGTTGGGACAAGTTATTACCACATGTAAAGAAAGTG TGGACAGATTTCTACAACTCATTATATGTTGAAGCAAAGTGGTACAACACGGGCTACACTCCTTCCCTACAGGAATATCTAAGCAACGCATGGATTTCATCATCAGGCTCTGTGCTGTTTGCCCATGCGTTTTTCTGTCTAGAGCATAAGGTCATGAAAGCTGAGGAATACGAGAATTTCATGGAGAAAAGCAAAGATCTCCTGTATAATATATCTGTCATAGTTCGACTCTGCAATGATCTGGGAACTTCATCG GCCGAAGTTGAAAGAGGAGATGCTCCATCATCAATCGTATGTTATATGAGAGAGAAGAATGTTTCAGAGGAAATGGCTCGGAAGCATATTAAAGGCATGATAGACGAAAGCTGGAAGAAACTAAACGGGGAATGCTTAAGGACGCAGATGCCCACGCAGCTCATGCAAACATTTGTGAATATTGCACGTGTGGTGGAGGGCCTTTATCACCAAGGAGATGGGTTTGGTGTTCAAGATGGAGACAAGCGGAACAAAATCAAGTCCTTACTATTGGAGCCTCTCTCATGCTCGATCTAG